A region from the Leptolyngbya subtilissima AS-A7 genome encodes:
- a CDS encoding serine/threonine-protein kinase, with product MHPTLIPGTTLQNRYRVLQELGHGGFGRTYLAEDLGRFNERCAVKELEPQQGDQFSDKALQLFQREAAILYSIEHPQIPKFQAIFEENQRLFLVQDYIDGVTYRDLLNQRIQQGMAFSEAEVRQFLQQILPVLAHIHSKGIIHRDISPDNVMQRQADSLPVLIDFGVVKEVVTRIQPPGTLSQATSVGKLGYAPSEQMQSGRAYPSSDLYALAVTAIVLLTGKEPQEIFDDVNLSWHLPSTLSPGLIQVLRKATSYRPGDRYQSVSEMAQALGAVGTAPGPAAASTPSQVRTVAVGRQYQPTKVGAATQAPNYTAPVPVAEPATLWENPWAVAVIGGILALLAGLGGWTLVSLLNRTPAPTPVPTPEITLDPQQPQPTPEPTAEPTPETSPVEYSQNLAIQPGSDRTVRGSLRSNETINYRLNAAAGQVLLTRMTGEGVLITVLTPEGEPVDSSAQRVLNWQGTLPVDGEYIVQLRPVQGLEQSDYELEVSLSDQPDPEATVEPDPNSEPNVEPQPPVEPEPETEPGPNPDANVVEQRVQIPPGQTSVQVSGQVNEARSRRYIVNAQEGQVLALELPSVSGPVTLDVRFPNGELIPDASRVLSWQGQLPSSGDYIVDVSSPRPSNYVLTISAN from the coding sequence ATGCACCCCACCCTGATCCCTGGTACCACCCTTCAGAACCGCTACCGTGTGCTGCAAGAGCTGGGTCATGGCGGCTTTGGGCGCACCTACCTGGCCGAAGACCTAGGCCGCTTTAACGAACGCTGCGCCGTTAAAGAACTCGAACCCCAGCAGGGCGATCAGTTTTCTGACAAGGCGCTTCAGCTATTTCAGCGTGAAGCCGCCATCCTTTACAGCATTGAACATCCGCAGATTCCCAAATTTCAGGCCATTTTTGAGGAAAACCAGCGCCTGTTCCTGGTGCAGGATTACATCGACGGCGTCACCTACCGCGACCTGCTCAACCAGCGGATTCAACAGGGGATGGCTTTCTCAGAGGCCGAGGTGCGGCAGTTCTTGCAGCAGATTTTGCCGGTGCTGGCCCACATTCACAGCAAGGGCATCATTCACCGCGACATTAGCCCCGACAACGTCATGCAGCGCCAGGCCGACAGCCTGCCGGTGCTGATCGACTTTGGAGTGGTTAAAGAAGTCGTCACCCGCATTCAGCCGCCGGGCACCCTGAGCCAGGCCACCTCGGTGGGCAAGCTGGGCTACGCTCCCAGCGAGCAAATGCAGTCGGGCCGGGCCTACCCCAGCAGCGACCTCTACGCCCTGGCGGTGACCGCCATTGTGCTGCTCACTGGGAAAGAACCCCAGGAGATTTTTGACGACGTCAACCTCAGCTGGCATTTGCCTAGCACCCTCAGCCCCGGCCTGATTCAGGTGTTGCGAAAGGCTACCAGCTACCGACCGGGCGATCGCTACCAATCGGTGAGCGAAATGGCTCAGGCTCTCGGTGCCGTGGGCACAGCGCCCGGTCCTGCCGCAGCATCAACGCCCTCTCAGGTGCGAACGGTGGCCGTGGGTCGACAGTATCAGCCGACCAAGGTAGGTGCTGCAACCCAAGCGCCTAACTACACCGCCCCGGTGCCCGTTGCCGAGCCCGCCACTCTGTGGGAAAACCCCTGGGCCGTGGCTGTGATTGGCGGAATTTTGGCTCTGCTGGCGGGCCTCGGCGGCTGGACGTTGGTGAGCCTGCTCAACCGCACTCCGGCCCCGACTCCGGTGCCCACACCTGAGATCACCCTTGACCCCCAGCAGCCTCAGCCCACTCCCGAACCCACGGCTGAGCCTACCCCCGAAACTAGCCCGGTTGAGTACAGCCAAAACCTAGCCATTCAACCGGGGAGCGATCGCACCGTCAGGGGCAGTCTGCGCAGCAACGAAACTATCAACTACCGCCTCAACGCCGCCGCTGGTCAGGTGCTGCTAACCCGCATGACCGGCGAAGGGGTGCTGATTACCGTGCTCACCCCTGAGGGCGAGCCGGTGGATAGCTCGGCCCAGCGCGTGCTCAATTGGCAGGGCACCCTGCCCGTCGATGGCGAATATATTGTGCAGTTGCGCCCGGTTCAGGGTTTAGAGCAGAGTGACTACGAGCTAGAGGTGAGCCTCAGCGATCAGCCCGACCCCGAGGCGACCGTTGAGCCCGACCCCAATTCTGAGCCTAACGTTGAACCTCAGCCTCCGGTGGAGCCTGAGCCCGAGACCGAGCCGGGGCCAAACCCCGACGCCAACGTGGTTGAGCAGCGGGTGCAAATTCCGCCGGGGCAGACCAGCGTGCAGGTGTCGGGTCAGGTCAATGAAGCCCGCTCGCGCCGCTACATCGTCAATGCTCAGGAGGGGCAGGTGTTGGCCCTAGAGCTGCCCAGCGTCAGTGGCCCGGTCACCCTTGATGTGCGCTTTCCCAACGGCGAGCTGATTCCTGACGCGTCGCGGGTGCTGTCGTGGCAGGGGCAGCTGCCCAGCAGCGGTGACTACATTGTGGATGTGTCGTCGCCCCGCCCGTCTAACTACGTACTGACGATATCGGCAAATTAG
- a CDS encoding YcjF family protein: MGLELTGKDDASVLDTETAGTSAGGFLPQLKPMLTLPALLKRPLLVGGLGLSATLALLGSTHINPLDSSTLLSAIAMGSGLWWWRRGVPAPAAPKPIAPPVVDRTRVEIELTTLSALIDTLAQEAELASQATTVSAPLTRYRQGHQALGAELDRPTLRVAIAGEPRTGKTTLLNLLAPSSDAAVAKDSSLSFEEVALTVTLDWLDYDGLLLITDGDITDSALTLLRERAIAGQGAVLVFNKHDHYDAADQQTILTQLQQRVATLPATVPVVTAAAAPRPIKVRRHQADGTFIETIETPAPAIAGLQAALGRAIVAERSTLIAATVLRRSQALRQQVQTDLNRLRRDRALPLIDQLQWVAGAAAFANPVPTLDLLATVAINGQLILDLGKIYGFNLTLNEAKTAAGTLASLTVKLGLVELSTQVLTAVLKSHFATYLAGGLVQGLSAAYLTRMAGLSLVDYFEQAALAGTPTSELSWDAIAQRLQTTIRQNRQLSLLQTLAKQGIDILKPTPAQLPASTASPLDLEPIALDAIAETIPAIAVPLEPTPPHN; this comes from the coding sequence ATGGGGCTAGAGTTAACGGGCAAAGACGACGCCAGTGTTCTAGATACAGAGACTGCGGGCACCAGCGCGGGAGGATTTCTTCCGCAGCTGAAACCGATGCTGACCCTACCAGCGCTGCTAAAGCGACCGCTGTTAGTGGGCGGTTTGGGCCTTTCTGCTACCCTGGCCCTGCTGGGCAGCACCCACATTAACCCCCTCGATAGCTCGACGTTGCTCAGCGCCATTGCCATGGGCTCGGGTCTATGGTGGTGGCGGCGGGGTGTGCCAGCGCCAGCGGCCCCCAAGCCCATTGCGCCGCCCGTAGTCGATCGCACTCGGGTTGAAATCGAGCTGACGACGCTGTCGGCTCTGATCGACACCCTGGCCCAGGAAGCTGAGCTAGCCAGTCAAGCAACCACAGTCTCAGCTCCGCTCACCCGCTATCGCCAGGGACACCAAGCCCTAGGGGCCGAGCTCGATCGCCCAACGCTGCGGGTGGCGATCGCAGGCGAACCCCGCACCGGCAAAACCACTCTACTCAATCTGCTCGCGCCCTCATCCGATGCAGCCGTTGCGAAAGACTCTTCCCTGAGCTTTGAAGAAGTGGCCCTGACCGTCACCCTTGACTGGCTCGACTACGACGGCCTGCTGCTAATCACCGATGGCGACATTACTGACAGCGCTCTCACTCTGCTGCGGGAGCGTGCGATCGCCGGTCAGGGCGCTGTGTTGGTGTTCAACAAGCACGACCACTACGACGCTGCCGACCAGCAGACGATTTTGACCCAGCTTCAGCAGCGGGTGGCAACCCTGCCCGCCACCGTGCCCGTCGTTACCGCCGCCGCTGCTCCTCGGCCAATCAAGGTGCGCCGCCACCAGGCCGACGGCACATTTATAGAAACCATAGAAACGCCCGCACCGGCGATCGCTGGGCTGCAGGCTGCTCTCGGTCGCGCCATAGTCGCTGAACGGTCAACCCTGATCGCTGCCACGGTGCTGCGCCGCAGCCAGGCCCTGCGCCAGCAGGTGCAAACCGACCTCAACCGCCTGCGCCGCGATCGCGCCCTGCCCCTGATCGACCAGCTTCAGTGGGTAGCTGGCGCCGCCGCCTTTGCCAACCCCGTGCCTACCCTCGACCTGCTAGCTACTGTCGCTATTAACGGCCAGCTGATTCTTGACCTGGGCAAAATTTACGGCTTTAACCTCACCCTCAACGAGGCCAAAACCGCCGCCGGTACCCTGGCCAGCCTCACCGTTAAGCTGGGCCTAGTCGAACTTTCAACTCAGGTGCTCACCGCCGTGCTCAAAAGCCACTTCGCCACCTACCTGGCCGGGGGCTTGGTGCAGGGGCTCAGCGCCGCCTACCTCACTCGCATGGCCGGCCTTAGCCTGGTTGACTACTTTGAGCAAGCCGCCCTAGCCGGCACCCCCACCAGCGAGCTGTCCTGGGACGCGATCGCCCAGCGCCTGCAAACTACCATTCGACAAAACCGCCAGCTCAGCCTGCTGCAAACCCTCGCCAAACAGGGCATCGACATTCTCAAGCCTACCCCCGCCCAGCTCCCTGCCAGCACTGCCTCCCCCCTAGATCTTGAACCGATCGCCCTCGATGCGATCGCCGAAACCATCCCCGCGATCGCCGTCCCCCTCGAACCCACTCCACCCCACAACTAA
- the bioD gene encoding dethiobiotin synthase: protein MVSLNALLVAGTDTEVGKTVLTSALLAYWQQHRPDQAPTVLKPFQSGVGDRELYQRLFFPNTSLEAITPQYFDAPLAPPLAAALEGRSVDLTSAWRSLETATQQHPWVLVEGLGGLGSPVTYELTVADLAAAWHLPVVLVVPVKLGAIAQAIANVALARQNAIDLRGIVLNCPQPYTAEQIEQWAPAGLIASLAQTPVLGTLPYLPAPESLTALASAAANLELEALYPATAPHLAKSC, encoded by the coding sequence ATGGTTTCTTTAAATGCGCTGCTGGTGGCCGGTACCGACACCGAAGTGGGTAAAACTGTTCTCACTAGTGCTCTATTGGCCTATTGGCAGCAGCATCGGCCAGACCAGGCCCCAACGGTACTGAAGCCATTTCAGTCTGGGGTGGGCGATCGCGAGCTGTACCAGCGCCTCTTTTTCCCTAACACCAGTCTGGAGGCCATTACGCCCCAGTACTTTGACGCCCCCCTGGCCCCACCCCTGGCCGCTGCCCTAGAGGGCCGCTCGGTAGACCTCACCTCAGCCTGGCGCTCTTTGGAAACCGCTACCCAGCAACACCCTTGGGTACTGGTAGAAGGGCTGGGGGGGCTGGGGTCGCCGGTCACCTACGAACTCACCGTGGCTGATCTGGCAGCGGCTTGGCACCTGCCGGTGGTGCTGGTGGTGCCGGTTAAGCTGGGGGCGATCGCCCAAGCGATCGCCAACGTGGCCCTGGCTCGGCAAAACGCTATCGACCTGCGGGGTATTGTGCTCAACTGTCCTCAGCCCTATACGGCTGAGCAGATCGAGCAGTGGGCGCCAGCGGGGCTGATCGCCAGTCTGGCCCAGACCCCTGTGCTGGGCACGCTGCCCTACCTGCCGGCCCCAGAGTCGCTAACAGCTCTGGCATCGGCGGCGGCTAATCTAGAGTTAGAGGCACTCTACCCAGCAACGGCCCCGCACCTAGCAAAAAGCTGCTAG
- a CDS encoding NUDIX hydrolase, with amino-acid sequence MTSPWLGWIQQLQGIAQTGLHYKNHPFDTERYEQIQAIAAAMLAAQIDTDPPTVLNFMQQEQGHATPKVDVRGVVFRDQKILLVQEQSDGLWALPGGWADIGDSPSHAVEREIFEEAGLTARATQLLACYDRAHPRHGHPPALHHSYRLVFHCEITGGQLTPSYETPVVDFFGPNDIPPLSLGRTGPDQIQRFFDYLKNPNQPTDFD; translated from the coding sequence ATGACCTCTCCGTGGCTAGGCTGGATTCAGCAACTTCAAGGCATTGCCCAAACCGGGCTGCACTATAAAAATCATCCTTTCGACACAGAGCGCTACGAACAGATTCAGGCGATCGCCGCTGCCATGCTCGCTGCCCAAATTGACACCGATCCGCCTACTGTTCTGAATTTCATGCAGCAAGAGCAGGGCCACGCCACTCCCAAAGTCGATGTTAGAGGGGTCGTGTTTCGCGATCAAAAAATTCTGCTTGTGCAGGAGCAATCAGACGGACTATGGGCACTACCCGGCGGCTGGGCCGACATTGGTGACTCCCCCAGCCACGCTGTAGAGCGCGAAATTTTTGAAGAAGCGGGCCTCACAGCTCGAGCCACCCAGCTACTAGCTTGCTACGATCGCGCCCATCCCCGCCACGGGCACCCGCCAGCCCTGCACCACAGCTACAGGCTAGTGTTTCACTGTGAGATTACCGGTGGGCAACTTACACCCAGCTACGAAACTCCAGTCGTAGACTTCTTTGGCCCTAACGACATTCCACCCCTTTCCCTAGGGCGCACCGGACCAGACCAAATTCAGCGCTTCTTTGACTATCTCAAAAACCCCAACCAACCCACCGATTTCGATTAA
- a CDS encoding cupin domain-containing protein: MTSRFRSIDGSLFFSLRRLGWAAIAALMTLVILILSSRSSFTWADAPNANSLETAAAPFWVGADAGTTWRIFGLEIVGKVMSSQTNGAYSVVISNTPPEGGPPLHVHEHEDELFYILKGTYEFRFGDETVVANPGDFVHLPAHIPHTFRNIGSEPGMAMNTMTPGGFEQFFVEIDQLPKEQPLDRRQVAAIASRYGLQFLPESP, from the coding sequence ATGACCAGCAGATTTAGATCTATTGATGGCAGCCTGTTTTTCTCGCTGCGACGCCTAGGCTGGGCTGCGATCGCCGCTCTAATGACGCTGGTTATTCTAATTTTGAGCAGTCGCTCCTCGTTCACCTGGGCGGATGCACCCAACGCCAACTCACTTGAAACCGCTGCTGCGCCTTTTTGGGTTGGGGCCGATGCTGGCACCACCTGGCGGATCTTTGGCCTAGAAATTGTGGGCAAAGTTATGAGTTCGCAGACCAACGGGGCTTACTCGGTGGTCATTAGCAACACGCCTCCTGAGGGCGGGCCGCCGCTTCACGTCCATGAGCATGAGGACGAGCTGTTTTACATTCTCAAGGGCACCTATGAGTTTCGCTTTGGCGACGAAACCGTAGTCGCTAACCCAGGGGATTTTGTGCATCTGCCGGCTCACATTCCCCATACCTTTCGCAACATCGGATCAGAACCTGGCATGGCGATGAATACCATGACCCCCGGCGGATTTGAGCAATTCTTTGTTGAGATTGACCAGCTGCCCAAGGAACAACCCCTCGATCGCAGACAAGTCGCTGCGATCGCCAGTCGCTATGGTCTACAGTTTTTGCCAGAGTCGCCGTAG
- a CDS encoding gluconeogenesis factor YvcK family protein encodes MFLKPFYTALTRLFRKVGRETLTLAPPRRINRLMWWLAPGLLVKRWLFLSMAGVLLVGIGGMIWLKLTPVFYTGRLLGAALRAFTTHVPNYVSGPVGILLGLGLIFWGQSRTVGAITDVLIPGNEEDLLDALLTQRRLSRGPKIVVVGGGTGLSNLLRGMKRYSSNITAIVTVADDGGSSGRLRREMGVLPPGDIRNCLAALADEEKLLTELFQYRFESGSGLVGHSFGNLFLTAMNEITGDLEQAIAASSKVLAVRGQVLPSTSVDVQLWAELEDGRRIVGESKITEARGRIVHIGCLPPNPPALAKAVKAIEEADYIVIGPGSLYTSIIPNLLVPDLVKAIAARQVPRIYICNIMTEPGETDGFSVSDHIRAIDSACGCYLFDAVLVQKVMPSDTVISHYARAGVGPVLLDRAAILDSGRRIIAANVMEESADLTVRHHSERLARVLLRWYTRTQRLW; translated from the coding sequence ATGTTCTTAAAACCTTTTTATACGGCTCTGACCAGACTGTTTCGTAAGGTCGGTCGGGAGACGCTAACCCTGGCCCCACCGCGGCGGATCAATCGGCTGATGTGGTGGCTGGCACCGGGGCTGCTGGTCAAGCGCTGGCTGTTTCTCAGTATGGCTGGGGTGCTGCTGGTTGGAATCGGCGGCATGATTTGGCTCAAGCTGACGCCGGTATTTTATACGGGGCGATTGCTGGGGGCGGCGCTGCGGGCCTTTACGACCCACGTGCCCAACTACGTCAGCGGCCCGGTGGGTATCTTGCTGGGGCTGGGGCTGATTTTTTGGGGCCAGAGCCGCACCGTGGGCGCCATCACTGATGTGTTGATTCCAGGGAATGAGGAGGACCTGCTCGACGCCCTGCTGACCCAGCGGCGGCTGTCGCGGGGGCCGAAGATTGTGGTGGTGGGCGGCGGCACTGGGCTGTCTAACCTGCTGCGAGGCATGAAGCGCTACAGCTCTAACATCACGGCCATTGTGACGGTGGCAGACGATGGCGGCTCGTCAGGGCGGCTGCGGCGCGAGATGGGGGTGCTGCCGCCGGGGGATATTCGCAACTGCTTGGCGGCCTTAGCGGACGAAGAAAAGCTGCTGACGGAGCTGTTTCAGTATCGGTTTGAGTCGGGCAGCGGCCTGGTGGGTCACAGCTTTGGCAACCTGTTTTTGACCGCCATGAACGAGATTACAGGGGATCTGGAGCAGGCGATCGCAGCCAGCTCCAAGGTGCTGGCGGTGCGGGGTCAGGTGCTGCCCTCAACCTCGGTGGATGTGCAACTCTGGGCCGAGCTAGAGGACGGTCGCCGAATTGTCGGTGAGTCAAAAATTACCGAGGCGCGGGGCCGAATTGTGCACATCGGCTGCTTGCCCCCCAACCCACCCGCCCTAGCCAAGGCGGTCAAGGCGATTGAAGAGGCCGACTACATCGTGATTGGCCCCGGCAGTCTCTACACCAGCATTATTCCTAACCTGCTGGTGCCCGATCTGGTGAAGGCGATCGCGGCTCGGCAGGTGCCTCGCATCTATATCTGCAACATCATGACTGAGCCGGGCGAAACCGACGGTTTTTCGGTGTCTGACCACATTCGGGCGATCGACTCAGCCTGCGGCTGCTACCTGTTTGATGCGGTGCTAGTGCAAAAGGTGATGCCCTCCGATACAGTAATCAGCCACTACGCCAGGGCAGGGGTAGGGCCAGTGCTGCTCGATCGCGCCGCCATTCTCGACTCAGGCCGCCGCATTATCGCCGCCAACGTGATGGAAGAGAGCGCAGATCTAACGGTGCGCCACCACAGTGAGCGGCTGGCGCGGGTGCTGCTGCGGTGGTATACGCGCACGCAGCGGCTTTGGTAA
- the urtE gene encoding urea ABC transporter ATP-binding subunit UrtE, with protein MTTTLPAPALQDPMTAPMLEVSGLNFYYGESHILRDVSMTIPKGQMVCLIGRNGVGKTTMLKNIMGVLRPRTGEIRFEGQVVNSFPPDRRARLGIGYVPQGREVIPRLTVRENLLIGQEALGSRGKAQKEVPEEIYELFPVLKDMLDRMGGDLSGGQQQQLAIARAIMGQPKLLVLDEPTEGIQPSIILGIEAAVKKIIRTTGISVLLVEQHLHFVRQADYYYAMQRGGIVANGPTSELTNDIIQEFLAV; from the coding sequence ATGACTACAACCCTCCCTGCCCCGGCTCTCCAAGACCCCATGACCGCGCCCATGCTTGAGGTCTCGGGGCTGAATTTTTACTACGGCGAAAGCCACATTCTGCGCGATGTGAGCATGACTATTCCCAAGGGGCAAATGGTCTGCCTGATTGGCCGCAATGGCGTGGGCAAGACAACCATGCTCAAAAATATCATGGGGGTGCTGCGGCCACGCACGGGCGAAATTCGCTTTGAGGGGCAGGTGGTGAATAGCTTTCCCCCCGATCGCCGGGCGCGGTTGGGCATTGGCTACGTGCCTCAGGGCCGAGAAGTGATTCCGCGGCTGACGGTGCGGGAGAATTTGCTGATTGGCCAGGAGGCCCTGGGCAGCCGAGGCAAGGCGCAGAAAGAAGTGCCCGAGGAGATCTACGAGCTATTTCCGGTGTTGAAGGACATGCTCGATCGCATGGGGGGTGACCTCAGCGGCGGTCAGCAGCAGCAGCTGGCGATCGCCCGCGCTATCATGGGCCAGCCCAAACTGCTCGTATTAGACGAACCCACCGAAGGCATTCAACCCTCAATCATTCTCGGTATTGAGGCGGCGGTGAAGAAGATCATTAGAACCACTGGTATTTCAGTGCTGCTGGTGGAGCAGCACCTGCACTTTGTGCGCCAGGCCGACTACTACTACGCCATGCAGCGGGGCGGCATCGTGGCCAATGGTCCCACCAGCGAACTCACCAACGACATTATTCAAGAGTTCTTGGCCGTGTAA
- a CDS encoding GTP-binding protein: MPPSPLLSRVRQTLSQAVARYSTAVQGSTNPHQAAVKQGLGQLQTLSAKLESRCLRVAVFGLVSRGKSAVINALVGESILETGPLHGVTRWPRSVYWQPEVDSDQPWQIELVDTPGLDEVGGDIRAEMAQTVANQADLILFVVAGEITQLEYDALAELQRGHKPLLLVFNKIDLYPEIDRQSVYNTLNSLRAELGRDTPGAKLAVEEVIMVAASPAPLQVRVEWPDGRTSDEWEPQPPQIEPLRQALLAIVGQDGSALVALNALRHARSIEGDMVDHVSRLHSDRADETIWQFAKYKAAAVALNPIAGLDLLGGVLIDLVMIRTLARLYGFPITGHEAGRLWRAILKSSGTLLLSELGSGLLGAGKTTAALVTLVDSVSGVAALAGAMTAQASAAGYGAYTVGQAAKTYLEQGCTWGPEGVSATLAALLNDTQTSATLARLRQEVEADLVAVSTPHG, from the coding sequence ATGCCCCCCTCCCCCCTCCTCTCCCGCGTCCGTCAAACCCTCAGTCAGGCAGTTGCTCGCTACTCCACAGCGGTACAGGGCAGCACCAACCCCCACCAGGCAGCGGTGAAACAGGGCTTAGGCCAGCTCCAGACCCTTAGCGCCAAGCTGGAATCGCGCTGCCTGCGGGTGGCAGTGTTTGGCTTGGTCAGCCGGGGCAAGTCGGCAGTTATCAACGCCCTAGTAGGAGAGAGCATCCTCGAAACTGGCCCGCTGCACGGGGTCACCCGCTGGCCCCGGTCGGTGTACTGGCAACCCGAGGTGGACAGCGACCAGCCCTGGCAGATCGAGCTGGTGGATACCCCTGGCCTCGATGAGGTCGGTGGCGATATTCGCGCCGAGATGGCACAGACCGTGGCCAACCAGGCCGATTTGATTCTATTTGTGGTGGCGGGAGAGATTACCCAACTTGAGTACGACGCCCTGGCGGAACTACAGCGCGGGCACAAGCCGCTGCTGCTGGTATTCAACAAAATTGATCTGTATCCCGAGATCGACCGCCAATCGGTATACAACACCCTCAATAGTCTGCGGGCTGAGCTGGGCCGAGATACCCCAGGGGCCAAGCTGGCTGTAGAGGAGGTCATCATGGTGGCTGCCAGTCCGGCCCCACTTCAGGTGCGGGTAGAATGGCCCGATGGTCGCACCAGTGACGAATGGGAACCCCAGCCCCCTCAAATTGAGCCGTTGCGCCAAGCGCTGTTAGCCATTGTGGGCCAGGATGGCTCTGCCCTGGTAGCCCTCAATGCCCTGCGCCACGCCCGCTCGATCGAGGGCGATATGGTGGACCATGTCAGCCGTTTGCACAGCGATCGCGCCGACGAAACCATTTGGCAGTTTGCCAAGTACAAAGCCGCCGCTGTGGCCCTAAACCCGATCGCAGGGCTTGATCTGCTGGGCGGCGTGCTGATCGACTTGGTAATGATTCGCACCCTAGCGCGACTCTACGGCTTTCCGATTACAGGCCACGAGGCGGGGCGGCTGTGGCGGGCGATTCTCAAAAGCTCGGGCACTCTGCTGCTGAGCGAACTGGGCAGCGGGCTGCTGGGGGCGGGCAAAACCACCGCTGCCTTGGTCACCTTGGTAGATAGCGTCTCGGGGGTAGCTGCTTTGGCGGGGGCAATGACAGCCCAAGCTAGCGCCGCTGGGTACGGGGCATACACCGTTGGCCAGGCCGCTAAAACTTACCTAGAGCAGGGTTGCACCTGGGGGCCAGAGGGGGTCAGCGCGACCCTGGCGGCTCTACTCAACGACACTCAGACCTCAGCTACCCTGGCTCGTTTGCGCCAGGAGGTTGAGGCCGATCTGGTAGCAGTTTCGACACCCCACGGCTAG
- a CDS encoding ABC transporter ATP-binding protein, translating into MADLHNSSTIPGQSGIPSSARTAPPDADGCDDEVLLELKGISKQFDGNQVLDNVDLTLNRGEAVAIIGPSGTGKSTILRIIAGLLSPDEGEIYVQGNRREGLIEDSPDPVGIGMVFQQAALFDSLSVEENVGFLLYQHSRLPARQIRQIVEDVLDMVGLPGTGSRYPAELSGGMRKRVSFARAIVSNPENPQDRPALLLYDEPTAGLDPIASTVIEDLIRAIQRNNGCSSYLIVTHQDSTIRRTADRVIFLHRGKIQWQGPVTAVDDTDNPFVRQFFSGRVEGPIQMVH; encoded by the coding sequence ATGGCCGATCTCCACAATTCCAGCACGATTCCAGGGCAGTCCGGCATCCCTTCGTCTGCCCGCACCGCACCGCCCGACGCAGACGGCTGCGACGATGAGGTGCTGCTAGAACTCAAGGGCATCTCGAAGCAGTTTGACGGCAACCAAGTGCTCGACAATGTCGATCTCACATTGAACCGAGGCGAGGCGGTGGCGATCATCGGCCCCTCGGGCACAGGGAAATCGACTATTTTAAGAATCATTGCCGGTTTACTATCCCCCGATGAAGGTGAGATCTATGTGCAGGGGAACCGACGGGAGGGGCTGATCGAAGATTCGCCAGATCCGGTGGGTATAGGCATGGTGTTTCAGCAAGCCGCGCTGTTTGATTCCCTCTCCGTAGAAGAGAATGTAGGGTTTTTGCTCTACCAGCACTCTCGACTGCCCGCCCGTCAGATTCGCCAGATTGTCGAGGACGTGCTTGATATGGTGGGGCTACCGGGTACAGGCAGCCGCTACCCGGCAGAGCTGTCGGGGGGCATGCGCAAGCGGGTGAGCTTTGCCCGGGCGATTGTCTCAAATCCTGAAAATCCTCAGGATCGACCAGCACTGCTGCTCTACGATGAACCTACGGCCGGCCTCGACCCGATCGCCTCCACAGTGATCGAAGATTTGATTCGCGCTATTCAGCGCAACAACGGGTGCAGCTCATATCTAATTGTCACCCACCAGGACAGCACCATTCGTCGTACCGCCGATCGGGTGATCTTTTTGCACCGGGGCAAAATTCAGTGGCAGGGGCCGGTCACCGCCGTCGATGACACCGATAACCCCTTTGTGCGGCAGTTCTTTAGCGGCCGGGTTGAGGGGCCAATTCAGATGGTGCATTAG